The genomic region CACTCTGTTCATCTTTCTGTTCAATCAGCCTCATTGCGTACATATACCAAATCCATTAAACGCACCTTCCTTTCACTGGCTTCAAGTGCTGCCTCGAGTTCCATGATTCGTGCTTCGAGCCTCGACTCGACCACTTCATACAGGCGCAAACTCAGCTCCTGAGGCgacacacccttgttaatttccTCGTGAGTGTTCCCTTCCAAAATCTCTAGTTCAGCTAGGAGCTCTGCCTCAATTTTTCTCATTGCTTCGACACCGTCCTCCATCTGATCATCGGGCCTTTTCGCAACACATATGTTCGATCTCTCAGATTCTCGTACATCGAAGGAGGTAATGATCCGCTTCTCAGTTCCCTGGAATTTaaaaccctcctcctcctcatgtaAACTTTGGACCAACTTCTGAGTCTGCTTCAACAACTCATTCAACTTGTCAACTTCTGTTTTACGTGCACTAATAGTATATATTGCTCCAATAGTGATTCCAACTAAGAAAAGCAGCAGTCCATTTTTTGAACctgaaaaagtaaaaattaaacataaacgtCATGCGAAtagaagggaattgttattacgACTCCAAAATAGTCATTAACGACTCATTCCTCCTCCTCATTTTTTTCGTCGGGGAAGAGTACATGACGACTTTTTTAAAGTATTGATAACAGATTCCTAATAAGAATACTGTAAAACCTTGTGAATCAAATGGGCTGCCAGCCACCGGTTTAGTTGAGCCGCTacatctcctcctcctccttccctgCCGCCACCGCGCCTTTTCCTCACTCTCCAACCACACGTCATTGACTTGGCTGCCATGGTTAACCAAAAATGGCCTCATTGCCAAAATACAAGGTGATGCACATGATGGGCTATACACATCCTCTTCCACTGTGACATTTTCCCCATACAACACCACCTGAGCCAATAAGCAGCTTTCTTTAGAAttaagtgcttttagagaaaGCCCTTTTGATTTAACTCCAAGATATCTGCTTTTCTTTAGTCTTTGATGGAAAAGAAACCCAGCTTGTTCTGCcacaacaaaatcagaaaccaaTTCCCCAGAAGACTCAGTCAGCTCCTCACCATCGTGAACTGATTGATCTGCTACACCTTCCCTCTCTCGGGAAAACCATttgtgccaataacacttcgcCACGTAACCGGCCCCAGTggctgctgttgctgctgctgctataATCCAAAAATCCATAGCctctttttttggtcaattctgatcttcaaaacccaaaaacgaaAAGGGTTTTTGGTGAAATCTGTCTGCCTTGATCGAAGAGACGAAGACAAGGGAGGAGATCCAATTTTTACTCTTCCTTCAAAAATGGTTGGTGGTGTCGTCTAAGGAAAAACAATGATAGCGTATCCACAACGGCTATTTTTAATAGTTAGTCACGCAAAGAGTCGTTCTTCCTTGCTCACGTATGAAAATTTGAACCGGATTTAACGAGATATTTTTCTGTACATGTTAGATTGACAATTAAGGAGGAATAATTCCTTCACACGTGAGGAGCCGAGCAGCGTTATAGGCTTAGAGTCAAACTGGTAAGTTGGTCATCCTGATGGCTTGTAGGTATTAAATATTGAAGGAAATccagaaaatatgaaaaaaaaattaggtaatATATAGCAGGTTCATTGAACTACCACAGGAACGTTCACAGCACGTCCTAATTGGATaggaaattataaaatattaactaGCCGTCACTAATATTCCTGATTAATTACCATAATCTCTCAATTTTATATACATGGAAAGAGTAATGATCCGTTTATTTCACTCTGTAGTAACAAATATTTACTTTCCAGATCATGAGGCGAGTGTGGTGCTAGGGCAGCTATCAGCAGTGCAGGCTAAGATGTCCCTATAATCTCTGGATATTCTAAACGAGTCGTAAACATGCCCGTCCCTGCTCTTCTTGTACTCGAACAAAAGGTTCGAGTGAT from Pyrus communis chromosome 4, drPyrComm1.1, whole genome shotgun sequence harbors:
- the LOC137731628 gene encoding protein POLARALIZATION DURING ASYMMETRIC DIVISION AND REDISTRIBUTION-like — encoded protein: MDFWIIAAAATAATGAGYVAKCYWHKWFSREREGVADQSVHDGEELTESSGELVSDFVVAEQAGFLFHQRLKKSRYLGVKSKGLSLKALNSKESCLLAQVVLYGENVTVEEDVYSPSCASPCILAMRPFLVNHGSQVNDVWLESEEKARWRQGRRRRRCSGSTKPVAGSPFDSQGSKNGLLLFLVGITIGAIYTISARKTEVDKLNELLKQTQKLVQSLHEEEEGFKFQGTEKRIITSFDVRESERSNICVAKRPDDQMEDGVEAMRKIEAELLAELEILEGNTHEEINKGVSPQELSLRLYEVVESRLEARIMELEAALEASERKVRLMDLVYVRNEAD